From Pseudomonas fluorescens, one genomic window encodes:
- a CDS encoding biotin-dependent carboxyltransferase family protein, whose product MSRLSVEASTALCLLQDGGRFGVRHLGVTQGGAADWLSMAWANNLLGNPSGAAVIEVTLGGLTLEARDDCCLALTGADLGALLDGQPLMPWRSFIVRKGQRLQFSQPRLGVRAYLAAPGGFNAPAVLGSCATVVREELGGLDGMGRPLARGAELSYSGTAPSLREVPEALRPDFSDTQGLDLVLGAQHGEFSGQSLFDAFNSTWTLDSRADRMGIRLLGPALQYQGKPMISEGIPLGAVQVPPDGQPIVLLNDRQTIGGYPRLGALTPLSLARLAQCQSGQRVRLAPVLQDTAHRQHVEYLQRLGRR is encoded by the coding sequence TTAAGCGTTGAGGCCAGCACCGCGCTGTGCCTGTTGCAGGACGGCGGACGCTTTGGCGTGCGGCACCTGGGCGTGACCCAGGGCGGCGCGGCGGACTGGTTGTCGATGGCCTGGGCCAACAACCTGCTGGGCAATCCGTCGGGAGCGGCGGTGATTGAAGTGACCCTCGGCGGCCTGACCCTCGAAGCGCGTGACGATTGTTGCCTGGCCCTGACCGGTGCCGATCTTGGCGCGTTGCTTGACGGCCAGCCGTTGATGCCGTGGCGCAGCTTTATTGTGCGCAAGGGCCAACGCCTGCAGTTCAGCCAGCCACGCCTCGGTGTGCGCGCCTACTTGGCAGCGCCCGGCGGCTTCAATGCGCCAGCGGTGTTGGGCAGTTGCGCGACGGTGGTGCGCGAAGAACTGGGCGGCCTGGACGGCATGGGTCGACCCTTGGCCCGTGGTGCCGAGCTGAGTTATTCGGGGACTGCGCCGAGCCTGCGCGAAGTGCCAGAGGCGCTACGCCCGGACTTCAGCGACACGCAAGGGCTGGACCTGGTGTTGGGCGCGCAACATGGCGAATTCAGCGGGCAAAGCCTGTTCGACGCCTTCAACAGCACCTGGACCCTGGACAGCCGCGCCGACCGCATGGGCATCCGCCTGCTGGGTCCGGCCTTGCAGTACCAGGGCAAACCGATGATCTCCGAAGGCATCCCCTTAGGTGCCGTGCAAGTACCTCCGGACGGCCAGCCGATCGTACTGCTCAACGATCGCCAGACCATCGGCGGCTATCCGCGCTTGGGCGCGCTGACCCCACTGTCCCTGGCCCGCCTGGCGCAATGCCAATCGGGACAAAGGGTGCGTCTGGCGCCGGTGTTGCAGGATACGGCGCATCGGCAGCATGTGGAGTATTTGCAGCGGTTGGGCCGGCGCTAA
- a CDS encoding peptidase E: protein MPDMNIIVIGGESDNDVKCMTPIDEYIISLTGKKAPVVLYIPTANGDDPLKISDFKSKYAGAGCKVTALALFTPPFPHAQKISSMFEKADVIYVAGGNTRAMLAVWREFGVIALLKEARDQGKILSGVSAGAICWFDFGHSDSGGAFALVHGLGLLRGALCPHFNSEEGRETSFVELICNHQINPAYAVDDGIALHFKNGSYHKTLRNNATCSGYAITVQQPHVTRL from the coding sequence ATGCCGGATATGAATATCATTGTTATAGGCGGTGAGTCCGATAACGATGTGAAGTGCATGACGCCGATTGATGAATACATCATTTCGTTAACCGGAAAAAAGGCGCCCGTAGTCCTCTACATCCCCACTGCCAACGGCGATGACCCGCTGAAGATCTCAGACTTCAAAAGCAAGTATGCAGGGGCAGGCTGTAAGGTCACTGCACTTGCACTCTTCACCCCACCCTTCCCCCACGCGCAGAAAATTTCTTCGATGTTCGAGAAGGCCGACGTCATTTACGTCGCCGGTGGTAATACCCGCGCGATGTTGGCGGTGTGGCGGGAGTTCGGTGTTATCGCCCTTTTGAAAGAAGCCAGGGACCAGGGCAAGATTCTAAGTGGCGTCAGCGCTGGCGCCATATGCTGGTTCGATTTCGGCCACTCGGATTCTGGTGGTGCGTTCGCGTTGGTCCATGGACTGGGCTTGCTCCGCGGCGCGCTGTGTCCGCATTTCAATTCAGAAGAGGGGCGAGAGACTTCCTTTGTCGAACTAATCTGCAACCATCAGATTAATCCTGCCTACGCCGTCGATGACGGCATCGCGTTGCACTTCAAAAATGGTAGTTATCACAAAACCCTCCGCAATAACGCCACTTGCAGCGGTTACGCAATCACCGTGCAACAGCCCCACGTAACGCGGTTGTGA
- a CDS encoding vWA domain-containing protein — MLLNLFNEMRAAKVPVSVRELLDLINALKQRVTFADMDEFYYLSRAILVKDERHYDKFDRAFGAYFNGLEKLDDHLQALIPEDWLRKEFERSLTDEERAQIQSLGGLDKLIEEFKKRLEEQKERHAGGNKWIGTGGTSPFGSGGFNPEGIRVGDAGKRQGKAVKVWDQREYKNLDDQVELGTRNIKVALRRLRKFARQGAAEELDIDGTIDHTARDAGLLNIQMRPERRNTIKLLLLFDIGGSMDAHVKICEELFSACKTEFKHLEYFYFHNFIYESVWKNNMRRGSERTSTMDLLHKYGADYKVIFVGDAAMAPYEITQAGGSVEHWNEEPGYVWMQRFMEKYKKLIWINPYPKDTWNYTSSTGIVRDLIEDQMFPLTLRGLEEGMRFLSK; from the coding sequence ATGTTGCTCAACCTGTTCAATGAAATGCGCGCCGCCAAGGTGCCAGTCTCGGTGCGCGAGCTGCTGGACCTGATCAACGCGTTGAAACAGCGCGTGACCTTCGCCGACATGGACGAGTTCTATTACTTGTCGCGGGCGATTCTGGTCAAGGATGAGCGGCATTACGACAAGTTCGACCGGGCGTTCGGCGCGTACTTCAACGGCCTGGAAAAACTCGACGATCACCTGCAGGCATTAATTCCCGAAGACTGGTTGCGCAAGGAATTCGAGCGCTCGCTGACGGATGAAGAGCGGGCGCAGATCCAGTCCCTCGGCGGCCTCGACAAGCTGATCGAAGAGTTCAAGAAGCGTCTCGAAGAACAGAAAGAACGCCACGCCGGCGGCAACAAGTGGATCGGCACCGGCGGCACCAGCCCGTTCGGCTCCGGCGGTTTCAACCCGGAAGGCATTCGCGTCGGCGATGCCGGCAAGCGCCAGGGCAAGGCGGTCAAGGTCTGGGATCAGCGCGAGTACAAGAACCTCGATGACCAGGTCGAACTGGGCACGCGCAACATCAAGGTGGCCCTGCGTCGCCTGCGCAAATTCGCTCGCCAGGGCGCGGCGGAAGAGCTGGACATCGACGGCACCATCGACCACACCGCCCGCGATGCCGGCCTGCTGAACATCCAGATGCGCCCGGAGCGGCGCAACACCATCAAGTTGCTGCTGCTGTTCGACATCGGCGGCTCGATGGACGCCCACGTGAAGATCTGCGAGGAGTTGTTCTCGGCCTGCAAGACCGAGTTCAAGCACCTGGAGTACTTCTACTTCCACAACTTCATTTATGAATCGGTGTGGAAGAACAATATGCGTCGCGGCTCAGAGCGCACCTCGACCATGGACCTGCTGCACAAGTACGGCGCCGACTACAAAGTGATCTTCGTCGGCGACGCCGCCATGGCCCCCTACGAAATCACCCAGGCCGGCGGCAGCGTCGAGCACTGGAACGAAGAACCCGGCTATGTCTGGATGCAGCGCTTCATGGAGAAATACAAGAAGCTCATCTGGATCAACCCCTACCCGAAAGACACCTGGAACTACACCTCCTCGACCGGCATCGTCCGCGATCTGATCGAAGACCAGATGTTCCCCCTGACCTTGCGCGGGTTGGAGGAAGGGATGCGGTTTTTGTCCAAGTAA
- a CDS encoding AAA family ATPase: protein MKFEGTRAYVATDDLKLAVNAAITLERPLLVKGEPGTGKTMLAEQLAESFGARLITWHIKSTTKAHQGLYEYDAVSRLRDSQLGVDKVHDIRNYLKKGKLWEAFESEERVILLIDEIDKADIEFPNDLLQELDKMEFYVYEIDETIKAKQRPIIIITSNNEKELPDAFLRRCFFHYIAFPDRPTLQKIVDVHYPDIKKDLVSEALDVFFDVRKVPGLKKKPSTSELVDWLKLLMADNIGEAVLRERDPTKAIPPLAGALVKNEQDVQLLERLAFMSRRGTR, encoded by the coding sequence ATGAAGTTCGAAGGCACCCGCGCGTACGTCGCCACCGATGACCTGAAGCTGGCTGTCAACGCCGCCATCACCCTGGAGCGGCCGTTGCTGGTCAAGGGCGAGCCGGGCACCGGCAAGACCATGCTCGCCGAGCAACTGGCCGAATCCTTTGGCGCCCGCCTGATCACCTGGCACATCAAGTCCACCACCAAGGCCCACCAGGGCTTGTACGAGTATGACGCGGTGAGCCGTCTGCGCGACTCGCAACTGGGCGTGGACAAGGTGCATGACATCCGCAACTACTTGAAAAAAGGCAAGCTGTGGGAGGCCTTCGAGTCCGAGGAGCGGGTGATCCTGCTGATCGACGAAATCGACAAGGCCGACATCGAGTTCCCCAACGACCTGCTGCAAGAACTCGACAAAATGGAGTTCTACGTCTACGAAATCGACGAGACCATCAAGGCCAAGCAGCGCCCGATCATCATCATTACTTCCAACAACGAGAAAGAGCTGCCGGACGCCTTCCTGCGCCGCTGCTTCTTCCACTACATCGCCTTTCCGGACCGCCCGACCCTGCAAAAGATCGTCGACGTGCACTACCCGGACATCAAGAAAGACCTGGTCAGCGAAGCGCTGGATGTGTTCTTCGACGTGCGCAAGGTGCCCGGCCTGAAGAAAAAACCTTCGACCTCGGAATTGGTCGACTGGCTGAAGCTGCTGATGGCCGACAACATCGGCGAAGCGGTGCTGCGCGAGCGCGACCCGACCAAGGCCATTCCGCCGCTGGCCGGTGCCCTGGTGAAAAACGAACAGGACGTGCAACTGCTCGAGCGCCTGGCGTTCATGAGCCGTCGCGGCACCCGTTAA
- a CDS encoding DUF748 domain-containing protein gives MKRRYRWPLWTLAAIVLLLVTLHIALPYLVRDYLNDKLADMGDYRGQITDVDLAWWRGAYRINGLQIVKVQGKVPVPFLKAPLIELAVSWHSLWYDHAVVARAQFVNPELNFVDGGNKASSQTGQGTDWRAQLSKLLPITLDEVRINDGKISFHNFNSKPPVNMQATQVNASLYNLTNVVDLKGRRDARFEGKAQLLGHAPLESTATFDPLSNFEEFEFRLRVKDIELKRLNDFASAYGKFDFNAGHGDVVIEAQANKGQLKGYIKPLLRDVEVFNWQQDVQNEKKSIFRSVWEALVGTSENLLKNQPKNQFATRVELSGSVHNQEVSAFQAFLQILRNGFIQAFNARYEQPKPTPD, from the coding sequence ATGAAACGTCGATACCGCTGGCCGCTCTGGACGCTGGCTGCCATCGTGCTCTTGCTGGTGACCCTGCACATTGCCCTGCCCTACCTGGTGCGCGACTACCTGAACGACAAACTCGCCGACATGGGCGACTATCGCGGCCAGATTACCGACGTTGACTTGGCGTGGTGGCGTGGCGCCTACCGGATCAACGGGCTGCAGATCGTCAAGGTCCAGGGCAAAGTACCGGTGCCGTTCCTCAAGGCGCCGCTGATCGAGCTCGCCGTCAGTTGGCATTCGCTGTGGTACGACCACGCCGTGGTGGCGCGTGCACAATTCGTCAACCCGGAGCTGAATTTCGTCGACGGCGGTAACAAAGCGTCGTCGCAGACCGGTCAGGGCACCGACTGGCGCGCGCAGTTGAGCAAGTTGCTGCCGATCACCCTTGATGAAGTGCGTATCAACGACGGCAAAATCAGCTTCCACAACTTCAACTCCAAGCCACCGGTGAATATGCAGGCCACCCAGGTCAACGCCAGCCTCTATAACCTGACCAACGTGGTCGACCTCAAGGGCCGGCGCGACGCGCGCTTCGAGGGCAAGGCGCAACTGCTGGGGCATGCGCCGCTGGAAAGCACCGCGACCTTTGACCCGCTGAGCAATTTCGAGGAGTTCGAATTCCGCCTGCGGGTCAAGGACATCGAACTCAAGCGCCTCAATGACTTCGCCTCCGCCTACGGCAAGTTCGACTTCAATGCCGGCCACGGCGATGTGGTGATCGAGGCCCAGGCCAACAAAGGCCAGCTCAAGGGTTACATCAAGCCATTGCTGCGCGATGTCGAGGTGTTCAACTGGCAACAGGACGTGCAGAACGAGAAGAAAAGCATCTTCCGCTCGGTCTGGGAGGCGCTGGTGGGCACCAGCGAAAATCTGCTGAAGAACCAGCCGAAAAACCAGTTTGCCACCCGCGTCGAACTCAGTGGCAGCGTGCACAACCAGGAGGTCAGCGCCTTTCAGGCTTTTCTGCAGATCCTGCGCAACGGTTTCATCCAGGCCTTTAACGCCCGCTACGAGCAGCCCAAGCCGACGCCTGACTGA
- the cysK gene encoding cysteine synthase A, translating to MSRIFADNAHSIGNTPLVQINRIAPRGVTILAKTEGRNPGYSVKCRIGANMIWDAESSGKLKPGMTIVEPTSGNTGIGLAFVAAARGYKLMLTMPASMSIERRKVLKALGAELVLTEPAKGMKGAIDKAAQILASDPSRYFMPQQFENPANPAIHEKTTGPEIWNDTDGAVDVLVAGVGTGGTISGVSRYIKLTQGKPILSVAVEPVASPVISQFMANEEIKPSPHKIQGIGAGFVPKNLDVAMVDRVELVSDDESKAMALRLMQEEGILCGISSGAAMAVAVRLAETPEMQGKTIVVILPDSGERYLSSMLFSDLFTEQENQQ from the coding sequence ATGAGCCGTATTTTTGCTGACAACGCCCACTCCATCGGCAATACGCCGCTGGTGCAGATCAACCGCATCGCGCCGCGTGGCGTGACCATCCTGGCCAAGACCGAGGGGCGCAACCCGGGTTACTCGGTGAAGTGCCGGATCGGCGCGAACATGATCTGGGACGCTGAAAGCAGCGGCAAACTCAAGCCGGGCATGACCATTGTCGAACCGACCTCGGGCAACACCGGTATCGGTCTGGCCTTCGTCGCGGCAGCGCGTGGCTACAAGCTGATGCTGACCATGCCGGCCTCGATGAGCATCGAACGGCGCAAGGTCCTCAAGGCGCTGGGCGCAGAACTGGTTCTGACTGAACCGGCCAAGGGCATGAAGGGCGCGATCGACAAGGCCGCGCAAATCCTCGCCAGCGATCCGTCGCGCTACTTTATGCCGCAACAGTTCGAGAACCCGGCCAACCCGGCCATTCACGAGAAAACCACCGGTCCGGAAATCTGGAACGATACCGACGGCGCGGTGGATGTACTGGTGGCCGGCGTGGGCACCGGCGGTACCATTTCCGGCGTCTCGCGTTATATCAAGTTGACCCAGGGCAAGCCGATTCTGTCGGTTGCAGTGGAACCTGTGGCTTCGCCAGTGATCAGTCAATTTATGGCCAATGAGGAAATCAAGCCGAGCCCGCACAAGATCCAAGGCATCGGTGCCGGGTTCGTGCCGAAGAACCTTGATGTGGCGATGGTCGATCGGGTGGAACTGGTCAGTGACGACGAATCCAAAGCCATGGCCCTGCGCCTGATGCAGGAAGAAGGCATTCTCTGCGGGATTTCTTCCGGCGCAGCGATGGCCGTGGCGGTACGTCTGGCCGAGACCCCGGAAATGCAGGGCAAGACCATTGTGGTGATCCTGCCGGACTCGGGTGAGCGCTACCTGTCGAGCATGTTGTTCAGTGACCTGTTCACCGAGCAGGAGAATCAGCAGTAA
- a CDS encoding aspartyl/asparaginyl beta-hydroxylase domain-containing protein, with translation MSFSFAAKASLLLLFIGSTLYVHLRGKARLPVLRQFVNHSALFAPYNALMYLFSAVPSKPYLDRSKFPELDVLKDNWQVIREEAMHLFDEGYIRAAEKNNDAGFGSFFKKGWKRFYLKWYDKALPSAETLCPRTVELVNSIPNVKGAMFALLPGGSHLNPHRDPFAGSLRYHLGLSTPNSDDCRIFVDGQEYAWRDGEDVMFDETYVHWVKNETEQTRVILFCDIERPLSNRLMTRLNRWVSGLLGRATAPQNLDDERVGGINRAYAWSKNSSDKFSAAFKQWKRRNPKLYRVLRPVLAVVVLTVLGYWLFG, from the coding sequence ATGAGCTTTTCTTTTGCCGCCAAGGCCTCACTGTTGCTGCTGTTTATCGGCAGCACGCTTTATGTGCACTTGCGTGGCAAGGCGCGGTTGCCGGTGCTTCGGCAATTCGTCAACCACTCGGCGTTGTTCGCCCCCTATAACGCGCTGATGTACCTGTTTTCCGCAGTGCCGTCCAAGCCGTACCTGGACCGCAGCAAGTTTCCCGAACTGGACGTCCTCAAGGACAACTGGCAGGTCATTCGCGAAGAGGCCATGCACCTGTTCGACGAGGGCTATATTCGCGCCGCCGAAAAAAACAACGACGCCGGCTTCGGTTCGTTCTTCAAGAAGGGCTGGAAGCGTTTCTACCTGAAGTGGTACGACAAGGCCCTGCCATCGGCCGAGACCCTGTGCCCGCGCACGGTCGAACTGGTCAACAGCATTCCCAATGTCAAAGGCGCAATGTTCGCCCTATTGCCCGGCGGCAGCCACCTCAACCCGCACCGTGACCCCTTCGCGGGCTCCCTGCGTTATCACCTGGGATTGTCGACGCCGAACTCGGATGACTGCCGGATCTTTGTCGACGGTCAGGAATACGCCTGGCGCGATGGCGAAGACGTGATGTTCGACGAAACCTACGTGCACTGGGTCAAGAACGAAACCGAGCAGACCCGGGTGATCCTGTTCTGCGACATTGAGCGGCCCCTGAGCAATCGCCTGATGACTCGCCTCAATCGCTGGGTCAGCGGCCTGCTGGGACGCGCCACCGCGCCGCAGAACCTGGACGATGAGCGCGTCGGCGGAATCAACCGGGCCTATGCCTGGAGCAAGAACTCCAGCGACAAGTTCAGCGCCGCGTTCAAACAATGGAAACGCCGCAATCCCAAGCTCTACCGCGTCCTGCGCCCGGTGTTGGCGGTGGTGGTGTTGACGGTGTTGGGGTATTGGTTGTTTGGGTAA
- a CDS encoding DMT family transporter, which translates to MLHISKKSALAAASTSLFVLLWSSGAIFSKWGLAHASPFAFLLIRFAIALCGLVLLVPLLKLKLPRGRKPMLYAAATGLVLLGAYQIFYLLALDLKVTPGVMATIMGVQPILTVVLMERQRSWSRMFGLALGLAGLIMVVYQSIGLAGMSLAGMLFGLLALLSMTAGSIMQKNITRDPLGTLPVQYLAGLLLCGVFVPFQPFHFEHSAGFFLPVLWMGLVVSVGATLLLYRLIARGNLVNVTSLFYLVPAVTAVMDYLIFGNRLALLSLLGMALIIVGLVFVFRRPS; encoded by the coding sequence ATGTTGCACATTTCGAAAAAATCCGCGCTTGCGGCGGCCTCTACGAGCCTGTTCGTTTTGCTCTGGAGCAGTGGGGCGATCTTCTCCAAGTGGGGCCTGGCCCACGCTTCGCCCTTTGCCTTTCTGTTGATCCGCTTCGCCATCGCCCTGTGCGGCCTGGTGCTGTTGGTGCCGTTGCTCAAACTCAAGTTGCCTCGAGGACGCAAGCCGATGCTCTATGCGGCGGCGACCGGCCTGGTGCTGCTGGGCGCTTATCAGATCTTTTATCTGCTGGCGCTGGACCTCAAGGTCACCCCGGGGGTCATGGCGACGATCATGGGGGTCCAACCGATCCTCACCGTGGTGCTGATGGAGCGTCAGCGTTCCTGGAGTCGGATGTTCGGCCTGGCGCTGGGTCTGGCCGGGTTGATCATGGTGGTGTACCAGAGCATCGGCCTGGCCGGTATGTCCCTGGCCGGGATGTTGTTCGGGTTGCTGGCGCTGCTGAGCATGACCGCCGGTTCGATCATGCAGAAAAACATCACCCGCGATCCCCTTGGCACGCTGCCGGTGCAGTACCTGGCCGGGCTGTTGCTATGCGGGGTGTTCGTGCCGTTCCAGCCATTCCACTTCGAGCACAGCGCAGGGTTTTTCCTGCCGGTGTTGTGGATGGGCCTGGTGGTGTCGGTGGGGGCGACCCTGCTGTTGTACCGGCTGATCGCTCGCGGCAATCTGGTCAATGTCACCAGCCTGTTCTATCTGGTGCCGGCGGTGACGGCGGTGATGGACTACCTGATCTTCGGCAATCGCCTGGCGCTGTTGAGCCTGTTGGGCATGGCGCTGATTATCGTCGGTTTGGTGTTTGTGTTCCGTAGACCGAGCTGA
- a CDS encoding LysR family transcriptional regulator — protein sequence MTRIPDANVIHSRLRLRQLRLMLALQEFGSLRRAADHIGMTQPAATKMLHEAEDLLGVELFERLPRGMRATPFGETVIYYARMVFAELSGMREELVALESGNLGRVAVGAIPALASGLLTRTIATLKQSHPRLSMSIQVDTSDVLVQALLQDQLDIVLGRIPAGARAEELLFDSLGEEALCVIAGAQNPLAQATHLSWAELQNMTWVLQQQPSPMRSIINQVFHNARVDIPSSIVETTSIMTLLSLIQQTDMLGVTPVSVVEDYAGRDLLAVLPIKFEARLPPFGLITRRHRIQSSAMQAFMNSVRAEHGTSPA from the coding sequence ATGACCCGAATTCCTGATGCCAACGTGATCCACAGTCGCCTGCGCCTGCGTCAACTGCGCCTGATGCTGGCCCTGCAGGAGTTCGGTTCTTTGCGCCGCGCTGCCGACCATATCGGCATGACCCAGCCGGCCGCCACCAAGATGCTTCACGAAGCCGAGGATCTGCTCGGCGTCGAGCTGTTCGAACGCCTGCCGCGGGGCATGCGTGCTACGCCGTTCGGCGAGACGGTGATCTACTACGCGCGCATGGTCTTCGCCGAACTCAGCGGTATGCGAGAAGAATTGGTGGCGCTGGAGTCGGGCAACCTCGGACGAGTCGCGGTGGGGGCGATCCCGGCCCTGGCCTCGGGCCTGCTGACCCGCACCATCGCCACTTTGAAGCAAAGCCATCCACGGCTGTCCATGAGCATCCAGGTCGACACCAGCGACGTGCTGGTGCAGGCCCTGCTGCAGGACCAACTGGACATCGTGCTGGGTCGGATTCCCGCCGGGGCACGGGCCGAAGAATTGCTCTTCGACAGCCTCGGCGAGGAAGCCTTGTGCGTCATCGCCGGTGCGCAGAATCCGCTGGCGCAAGCCACGCACCTGAGTTGGGCCGAACTGCAAAACATGACCTGGGTCCTGCAACAGCAACCCAGCCCGATGCGTTCGATCATCAACCAGGTATTCCACAATGCCCGGGTCGACATCCCCAGCAGCATCGTCGAAACCACCTCGATCATGACCCTGTTGTCGCTGATCCAGCAGACCGACATGCTCGGCGTCACCCCGGTGTCGGTGGTCGAAGACTACGCCGGCCGCGATTTGCTGGCAGTGTTGCCCATCAAATTCGAAGCCCGCCTGCCACCGTTCGGCCTCATCACCCGGCGCCACCGCATCCAGTCCTCGGCCATGCAGGCCTTCATGAATTCGGTACGCGCCGAGCATGGGACGAGCCCGGCCTGA
- a CDS encoding tripartite tricarboxylate transporter permease, translated as MSEFDSLLQGMNLILTPGHIGLMVVGVLLGILVGVLPGLGAPNGVALLLPLTFTMSPVSAIILLSCMYWGALFGGSITSILFNIPGEPSSVATTFDGYPMAREGRAAEALTAAFSSALIGALAGVLLLTFLSTRIAEFAMSFSSPEFFAVYLLAFCTFIGMSKNPPLKTVVAMMIGFAMAAVGMDTVSGNLRLTFDQPMLMTGISFEVAVIGLFGIGEILCTVEEGLVFRGEHARITPMVILRTWARLPRYWWTILRSTLVGCWMGITPGGPTAASFMSYSLARRFSKNRDNFGKGELEGVIAPETADHAAGTSALLPMLTLGIPGSATAAVMLGGLMIWGLHPGPTLFVEQHDFVWGLIASMYLGNVVSLLVVLATVPLFASILRIPFSIIAPIIIMVCAIGAYSVHNSFFDVVLMLGFGALGYLFKKLGYPIAPLVLAAVLGDKAEDAFRQSMLFSDGQLGIFWSNPLVGSLTTAALLMLFWPLISKALQSVLGLRKAHVAKRTKSAL; from the coding sequence ATGAGCGAGTTCGATTCCCTGCTGCAAGGCATGAACCTGATCCTCACCCCGGGCCACATCGGCCTTATGGTGGTCGGCGTGCTGCTGGGCATCCTGGTCGGCGTGTTGCCCGGTCTCGGCGCCCCCAATGGCGTGGCACTGTTGCTGCCACTGACCTTCACCATGTCGCCGGTGTCGGCGATCATTCTGTTGTCGTGCATGTACTGGGGGGCGTTGTTCGGCGGTTCGATCACCTCGATCCTGTTCAACATACCCGGCGAGCCCTCATCGGTGGCGACCACCTTCGACGGCTACCCGATGGCCCGCGAAGGTCGTGCCGCCGAAGCCCTCACTGCCGCTTTCAGTTCGGCGTTGATCGGTGCGCTGGCGGGGGTGTTGCTACTGACCTTCCTGTCGACCCGGATCGCCGAGTTCGCCATGTCCTTCAGTTCTCCGGAGTTCTTCGCGGTGTACCTTTTGGCGTTCTGCACCTTTATTGGCATGAGCAAGAATCCGCCACTGAAAACCGTGGTGGCCATGATGATCGGCTTCGCCATGGCTGCCGTCGGCATGGACACCGTTTCCGGCAACCTGCGCCTGACCTTCGACCAGCCAATGCTGATGACCGGCATCAGTTTCGAGGTGGCGGTGATCGGCCTGTTCGGCATCGGCGAAATCCTCTGCACCGTGGAAGAAGGCCTGGTGTTCCGTGGCGAACATGCACGCATCACGCCGATGGTAATCCTGCGCACCTGGGCGCGCCTGCCGCGCTATTGGTGGACCATCCTGCGCAGTACCCTGGTGGGTTGCTGGATGGGCATTACGCCGGGTGGCCCCACCGCCGCTTCGTTCATGAGTTACAGCCTGGCGCGGCGTTTCTCGAAGAACCGCGACAACTTCGGCAAGGGCGAACTCGAAGGCGTGATTGCCCCGGAAACCGCCGACCACGCCGCAGGGACCAGCGCCCTGCTGCCGATGCTGACCCTCGGTATTCCCGGTTCGGCGACCGCCGCGGTAATGCTCGGTGGCCTGATGATCTGGGGCCTGCACCCGGGGCCGACGCTGTTCGTCGAGCAACACGATTTTGTCTGGGGCCTGATTGCCAGCATGTACCTGGGTAACGTGGTCAGCCTGCTGGTGGTGTTGGCCACAGTGCCGCTGTTCGCCTCGATCCTGCGCATCCCATTCTCGATCATCGCGCCGATTATCATCATGGTCTGCGCCATTGGCGCCTACTCGGTGCACAACTCGTTCTTCGACGTGGTGTTGATGCTGGGCTTCGGCGCACTCGGCTACCTGTTCAAGAAGCTTGGCTACCCGATCGCCCCGCTGGTGCTGGCCGCCGTGCTGGGAGACAAGGCCGAGGATGCGTTCCGCCAGTCGATGCTGTTTTCCGACGGGCAACTGGGGATCTTCTGGTCCAATCCGCTGGTCGGCAGCCTGACTACCGCCGCCCTGCTGATGCTGTTCTGGCCGCTGATTTCCAAAGCGCTGCAGAGCGTCCTCGGCTTGCGTAAAGCGCACGTGGCCAAGCGCACTAAATCGGCGCTGTGA
- a CDS encoding tripartite tricarboxylate transporter TctB family protein, whose translation MSHSSDSSSLVGTRWVELGLAVFTALIGVVVMFGSVEQGIGWGDAGPEPGYFPFYIGLLLTAASVANAVLTRVRWQALSVAFVSRSAFKQVLSVFVPIALFVFAMPFTGIYLASACFIAWFMWRDKVRVKPYGKWVIGSVSLGAVLASYLIFALWFKVPLDAGPMGDWIALAGRNFK comes from the coding sequence ATGTCCCATTCTTCGGATTCATCGTCGCTGGTCGGCACTCGCTGGGTCGAGCTTGGCCTGGCCGTTTTCACCGCACTGATTGGCGTGGTCGTGATGTTCGGCAGCGTCGAACAGGGTATCGGCTGGGGCGACGCCGGCCCTGAGCCCGGCTACTTCCCGTTCTACATTGGCCTGTTGCTGACCGCCGCCAGCGTCGCCAATGCGGTACTGACCCGCGTGCGCTGGCAGGCGCTAAGCGTGGCATTCGTCAGCCGCAGCGCGTTCAAGCAAGTGCTGTCGGTGTTCGTGCCTATTGCCCTGTTTGTCTTCGCCATGCCGTTCACCGGCATCTATCTGGCCTCGGCGTGCTTCATCGCCTGGTTCATGTGGCGCGATAAGGTTCGCGTCAAACCCTACGGCAAATGGGTGATTGGCAGCGTGTCGCTCGGCGCGGTGCTGGCCAGCTACCTGATTTTCGCATTGTGGTTCAAGGTGCCGCTGGATGCCGGCCCCATGGGCGACTGGATTGCCCTGGCCGGGAGAAATTTCAAATGA